The DNA region GCGCTGCCGACTGCAGGCTCGCTTCCACGCGGCCGCGCAGTTCCTCGCGGGAACGGGTCAGCCGGTTGATGCGCAACCCGTACGCGACATTGTCGAAAATCGACTTCGGAAACGGGTTCGACTTCTGGAACACCATGCCGACGCGGCGGCGAAGGTCGACGACGTCGACGTCCCCTTTGTAGATGTCGATGTCGTCCAGCAGCACGTCGCCGACCACGCGGGTGCCCGGAATGAT from Thermoanaerobaculia bacterium includes:
- a CDS encoding ATP-binding cassette domain-containing protein, producing METRNLDFFYEHVQALHGVSLAIPENSVTALIGPSGCGKSTFLRCLNRMNDIIPGTRVVGDVLLDDIDIYKGDVDVVDLRRRVGMVFQKSNPFPKSIFDNVAYGLRINRLTRSREELRGRVEASLQSAA